TGCTTTGACTGCCCATTAGTATTAACATGGGGTGAGGTCAACTGGTTGTGTTTTTACGAAATATCGAGCCAATGACGTTGAGTTAATGATCACAAAATTGGTCAACCAGTGTATATATATTTCGTACACAATCAATACAAAGAGGGAAACGTTTATCAATAAGATAGATAGGCGGGGAAGgtaataatattagaaaatctAAAAGGGAGAACGACTTCAGAATTTCTGTGATAAACTCAGGCTGTCCATATCTCAACCGAGGAACGAACGAAACCACCTGTACCAAAATCAGAATGGATTACCAAACTTTGAGATATGTTGACTCCAGATTATACTAATATTTGTACCTTCATCTTTGTATTCGCCCGAAGCGGTTAATGTTGATTAAGTGGAAGAAAATATAAACAACTTCCCTACGGCCCCATGGTTTCCGAAGACCATTGTTTGATTGCCCCAAAGGTCCATATCTCCCGAATGGAGCCTACTGTCCTTGACCATGAGTCTCCACATGAGACGACAATGAAATAAAACGAGAACGCGTTATCTGTGGAGAAAGTAAGGGTCCCCGCccctttttgtctttgtttttggAAAGGATTGAGGGGGAAACACAGCACTTTCGAGCCTTGCAACTTCGGGGTAACTTCCTATCATGTCTGCCCTTGCCGTCTTCGACACAACTGCACCACTCAAGCAATCAAAGTCCTTAAAATTAGGAGCAAGTAACATCAATCATTCTCTTGGGTAAAGTTTTCGTGGTTTCATACGGGCCTTCCCATATCCTTCCCATGTCTCAGAGTTACCATAGCCATACATTTGGATACatgaaatgataatttttgttataataACAATCTAATATGGATTATGAATCATATGAGAAGGTAGGCAGCATCTGTGTACGTCATTTTCTTGGAATGATATTGGTCTTACACCGCGTCCTTCCGCTATCATTCCGGAATATCTATTTCATTGAAGTTTATTTTGTATGATGTTGAGGGCCAGAATTCACAATTATTGCTCCTACAGACACTCAttcttgcattttttatttacagTTTTTTGACTAAGACATGCTTGTCCCAGGAGTTAAATGGTTGACCCAGGGTCTTGCTCATTACTGTGTCAGCACAGGCAATGTCCTAGGGGGACGGCGAGGAAGAggaggttaaaaaaaaaatgaataattacttatttaattttttttaattagatttttttgttcgtcctaaacaaataaaattttaagttaactttttaaaaaaaatataaatttagattaattttttaatactaccttaatacttaaaataaaaattaaataataagtttaaaataaaaattaagtaaaagttTAAGTTCttttcttaaatataatttaatttaaagttaatttaagtcattaaataatgagtattaaattttaccgaACAACCAAGTAATGATGATATTTAATGATCCAAATTTTTGTATAATATATgtgttaggattttttttaaatagttttataaattttaaataaaaaataacaaaaaaaaaatattttataaaattaatttaatattcatatttaatatcaatttttttctttttatattttttattccttcAATGTATTGAATataacttttcattttcttttatgtggattttattctttaaaattttgtagTTAGACcttttactattatttatttactaatcAAAACACTATCTGACTACTGCTTAATATATATTAACTtctaattacaaataaaagattTAACTGTTACAACTAATATCAATCTGAAAAGTCTTCAGATGTCGTCAGGGCCACAACAGAAGCTTGgataactgaaaaaaaaaagagagagaaagtgaagagTGAAAGATTCTCTGGGCCAAAGTGGATAGTGGCATAACTGAGAAAAAGGCTCCCACTACACTTTCTACATCAGTTCTTACAGAGCCAAGAGGAAAAGGTGTACAATAATTACGTGGTCTCCTATTTGTCAGACATTTTCCTCCGAACTCTTTTCAGGTTTGCTGGCATCACTATTCCCCGCGTTACTCTGATTATTATTTGCTAAGTTTATCTgaattatatagatatatatacatatatattgcAGGACGTAAACAATGGATTATTCCGTACATGATGTATATCCATTACCTGAAGTTTATGGTCAACAATTACGTGTCTTGGTCCCAAATTGCAAACCCATCTGTTGTGATGGATCGCCAACCCATTCTACAAAGTCTCAGacgaaattaattaaaactagaaaaaaaaaagggaaaatgagaagaaagttGTCAGATAAAGGCAAATAGATAAATACAAAAGGAAAGCAGCAAAACCTGTGAAAGCGTTGACCCAGTAAGGGTATATACTACGATATGCGAAAATGATTCTGAGCAATTTCAGGGTAAGGAGCGCTTAAATAGCAGGCCACAATCCTGGTCATCCTCACCACAATCACTTCCctttctctcctctctcctctctcctctctacTCTCTCCTCCTCGAGCTCTAAAGTCAGGTACGGCTCTCTTTCTCTGTTCCTTTTCTAAACTCCCCTTTTAGACTAAGAAGCATGAACAATATAGAGACACCGGGGGCAAGTTCCTTGCCTCTTGGAAATGGCTTCTTTTGAAGGACCACCTTAAAGGATGGCCTTTACCCTTTTATGAAAAGAAAGGTTATGACGATAAAGCTACTTTTATTGCGAATAGTTTTTTCTATCTCCATCCAAAAAGAAGGTGCCTAGCTTCCTTCAACCCTCCATGCGCATGACCACCTTTCTCATCTTTGTGCATGGCCGGCCCACCCTTTCTTTGAACCTTGTCATTGATCGGTTTGTTTCATGTATCCGGTGCCTTTAGCCTTAACCTTTCTCGTAGTTCGTTATAGCCACAGTTTTCAGGGTGCTTGATGGGTTGCCTAAACATACCGTGAGAGACCCGCTATTTCTTTCGGACCATTATCAACTGTTTCTGACAAAGAGAAACTATGATGTTTGTGACGTCGGTCATGCCagttttttcatgaaaaaatcatGGATACTCTTATCTTTATTCATTCCGTAGACTTACTCTAGCTCCTGTTTTAGTTATTTTGATTACTGAAATTGTCACTATTAAGGTCGTCTCTTACGGAAATGTCATCATTTTTGGCATCAGAGATAGGGATAAcagtatattatattatatgataaaaagtttattatataattaatgcAGACGGCAACGGTAGTTGGGCCATCTATTCGGTCAGTATAGTAGTTGGGGTAAATAAAATATCCACGTCCTTTGAGAAGAAGACTTTATCATGCATACTCTTCTCCATTGGAACAGTGgttcaaatcaatcaatctccCAAATTAAGCTATTTAGTTTTCTATGGGTTATGTCCTTGATCATAAGAAAATTATCTCTGGTATCTCTGGTTATGTATCTATACATGTAGAAAAACTGAAAATTCTAATTCAGTCAGCATCCTTTCAACCCATGGCTTCCCCTTGGCTTCATAGTGGGACCAATGTGAAGCTATCATCATGGGGTCCACGGATGCAAACTGCCGTTAAATTCTGCACTGCTTACATCAACATGATAATATTCTTAGCTATATAATGTCtgaaaatattcttaattatgaatatatattaatatttagattttatggatatataaaaaaaaaatcaatggatattttgatataaaatattgataaataaaatttaataaaaaaatttataaaaatataagaaaaaactaaaaaaaagaacaaataataataaaaaaaattattttaataaaaaatgatatatatatatatatatatattatttataaatttatatttttcttgcacttaattactataattaaatttaacttatttacaataattttattttaattaatttataatatatatataatatgcatCTTATGAAATCAAGATTAACACAGCTTTACTAGCAAGTAACTTAAATTCCTTGTAAAATACAAGGGTTGAAGTCCAGTGGTGTGCTTtgagtttataatttttttaatttttgtggaAGTGAATCCTATTTCGGAAATGGGGCGCAAAATGAAGTTGTATATAAGAAAAGGGATGGTCCCATCTTGTGCACTAGGGATGATCCCATCTTGTGCACTGTTGAGGTGTGGATTTGGCTGCAGCAAGGATGCATGCTTTTGAAGGCATGGATGGATTGGGCTGCAGCAAGTTGGAGAAAAAATCGGATGGCCGATATTTCCATCCCGTATATGTGTCGGGATACTCGACATTTCGGCATTTCGGCGATGTGAACATGATAGTTTACAATTTGTCTTGTCCTTAGAACATATCGATGATGCTGGAGTAGTTCTTTTAAATTTCCTTTagttcttttaaattttgttgcaGGTCCATGCATCAACATTGATGATATAGGGGAGAAGTTATGCGGGCCCtgtaataatttttcatattcttcttgTTGTTGCGCAGGAAAGCTTTCCAGAGCTGTTGGAAGAAGACTACTACTAGTAATACAAGTAGTAGATCTAGCCATGGCGAGAGAACAATTGCAAGTGCTTAGTGCACTTGATTTGGCGAGAACCCAATTGTACCATTTTACTGCAATCGTGATTGCTGGAATGGGTTTCTTTACGGATGCTTACGATCTCTTTAGCATTTCTCTCGTCACGAAATTACTTGGCCGCATATACTACCATGTTGAGGGTGCACAAAAGCCTGGCACATTGCCTCCCAGTGTTTCAGCAGCAGTCAATGGCGTCGCCCTGTGCGGCACTCTGGCTGGCCAGCTCTTCTTCGGATGGCTTGGTGACAAAATGGGAAGGAAGAGCGTCTATGGCATAACCCTTATTCTCATGGTTGTTTGCTCCGTTGCCTCGGGGCTTTCTTTTGGAAATGAACGAAAGGGTGTCATGGCCACTCTTTGTTTCTTCCGATTCTGGCTTGGCTTTGGCATTGGTGGTGATTATCCCCTTTCCGCCACTATCATGTCGGAATATGCCAACAAGAAGACCCGCGGGGCCTTTATCGCTGCAGTGTTCGCCATGCAGGGGTTTGGAATTTTGGCTGGCGGGATAGTTTCACTCATTGTTTCAGCTGCATTTGATCACAGCTTCAACGCACCCTCCTATGAAAAAGACCCAGTTGGCTCCACTGTGAAACAAGCTGATTATGTTTGGCGAATTATTTTGATGTTTGGAGCTGCTCCTGCCGCTCTGACATACTACTGGCGGATGAAGATGCCTGAGACGGCTCGTTACACTGCGCTCGTTGCCAAGAATGCAAGGAAGGCAGCTGCTGACATGTCTAAGGTTTTGCAGGTGGACATCGAAGCCGAAGAGACCAAGGTGGAGAAGTTGGCAATGGAACCCGCCAATTCATTTGGTTTGTTTTCCAGACAATTCGCCCGTCGACACGGCCTTCATTTGTTAGGAACCACCAGTACTTGGTTTTTGTTGGACATTGCTTTCTACAGTCAGAATCTCTTCCAGAAGGACATCTTCAGTGCAATTGGATGGATTCCAAAAGCCGAGACCATGAATGCAATTCATGAAGTTTTTAGAATTGCCAAGGCTCAAACCTTAATTGCACTATGCAGTACTGTTCCAGGGTACTGGTGTACAGTGATTTTCATTGATTATATGGGGAGGTTTGCTATTCAACTGATGGGTTTCTTCTTCATGACCGTGTTCATGTTTGCGCTTGCTATTCCTTACCATCACTGGACTTTAGCGCCCAACCGAATCGGGTTCGTCGTAATGTACTCATTGACCTTCTTCTTTGCAAATTTTGGACCCAATGCAACCACCTTTGTAGTGCCAGCAGAGATTTTCCCAGCAAGGCTAAGATCAACTTGCCATGGTATATCTGCAGCATCTGGGAAGGCTGGTGCCATAATTGGGGCGTTTGGCTTCCTGTATGCTTCCCAAAGCCAAGACAAAACTCAGACGGATGCAGGCTACCCACCTGGTATTGGAATGAGAAATTCGCTCATTGTGCTTGGAGTAATCAACTTCTTAGGAATGCTCTTTACTTTCTTGGTCCCGGAACCAAAGGGAAAATCATTGGAGGAGATGACAGGGGAGAATGAGGATGATAGCCCTGAATTGGACATGCAGCCTCCTACTAATAGGACCGTTCCAGTGTAATTTGTGTGGGTTTCATAAAGATGTCGAAGTACTACTACATTCAATATTCAAAGTCAAGGCTGGCTCTTATGTTTTCATTGTGCAATACAATTTCGTAGATGTTTGCTTTGAATACTTGAATTCAAAAGCAACCATATGTATGGTGAATTTTGTTAAACGTACGTTTATATACATTATCCATACTTCGtgttcatcttcttctttttccgaCCTTTGactctacaaaaaaaaaatattgtaacaGCTAAATATATGCCTATACTTGCGCATGCATGTGTGCATGTCTGATCTTCCTGGACATGATAATCGGCTAGAAGAAACCTAGTGAATACAATTGTGAGTGTGACTTGCGTGCCACTTAACAGCTAGCTAGCCAAATGTGATCTGTGGCCAAGTCACCCTCATAAGATTCCGTTGGTATAAATTATAATTCCATTTATGTATATATAAGAAGAAAAACGAAAACATATTATAAACTTATATATGATATCCTTGTAAGATaatctatttaaatattatattatattgaaataaaattattataaacttaTAATGTATAATccgtttaaaataaattatttcaatatatgtcattaatataatattaaaagttCGTTCCAAtgtgattttaataaatatttttaatacttgaaaatttttattatttaagtgttaaaaagattaaaaatattttctaaaatcattatcaaaagcaTTTTAAATCATgtgattataaaaattttatattcaaattttaatagaatactcatatttttatttacatatataatattaaaattaaaattgtcatcatataaatatttaaaatatagacATAAAATaccaatttgattaaaaaaaaaagttatgatccgtaatccttaaaaaaaaaaagtgataagttccaattttttattttgtatttatggttttatagaataaatatttttattattaaatcacttttataataatatttaaggtTAAATTTGTAAGATAAatgattttcatatttgaacCAATTCTGTTATTAAACAATCAAATTAAGTTTAACACTTGCTCTGATGATAATAAAtgcttttaatttcttttaatttgataattataatTTGTGAGCCCATCATGAGATCCGAGCTACTTTAAAAAGCTCTCAATCTTTTATTCGAAACCTTTAATTTCGGTTTCTTCCTTCCACCCTTACTTtaacaaaagcaaaaagaaaacatattctcaaTATTCTCTTTAATCATAATTTGATCTTACCCCTATCCATTCATCAACTTAAAGAAGACGCTCAAGAAGAAGCTTGAAACCAATTGGTTAAGAATTAACAATATCTTTCTCCTTACACAACTTGAAGTGCGGATAAGAAATGGAAGACATACTTGAGAAATTCAACCTTATTGTAGGATGATACTTACGGGGTAAGTAACCCACAAAGGTTTTTAATACGAAGTGCCTTAACTAAATGCCCAAAAGAGTTTCCTATGGATTCCTATTGAGCCACATTGAAAAAGATTTCCTTGAAAAAAAAGTACGAGAGCTTACTTTTTGCCCGTTTCAAACTAAAGAGCAATCGATTTTAAGTAAAGGAAAAGAGTCCTTGGAAAAATACTATACTATGGTGAGACAACTAAGTTAAACACATGAGACTTGAATGAAAAGTATCAATTGAAGAAAATTTGAGGGGAACTAAGGGAGATATTAAACATGGATGCAAGGTATGAGGGGATAAGTTGAGAAACtaggagattatctatcttggGCATCTTTctcaattctaaaaaaaaaaaaggaaaaattgatcaattgtgtgatgatttaaaataaatatttgacatATTTACCCTCACTATTTTAACTAACATTTATGGTcattgaatttaattaatatttacttCCAATAatcttaaacaaataaatttatttgttcaatatctatatttaaaatattgtagatATGTCATATAACTATAAAGTATTTGTTATAAAGGATGAATCATGAATATAAAATACACTCTCTTTAGACGCGAGTAAAcaagataaaagaaatttaaaattaaagataagttacttattttgatttaatacttagatcatttttttacttttagttataatattaagttattttattaaatatatttaatttaccttataactcaaattaaattatcaaatcataataattcattaaattgatttatcaatcACCCTTTTAAATATTATGGAATAAGATCCAACAAAAGGGGATAGgaagtatgtattttctttcttagttcattttttttaaagaaatagaaACAACGCTTTAGGAGACCACATTCTAATTTGTGAAGATCATTGATGAAAAGGAAGTCTATTTGAGTCCTAATCACGTTGTTAAGTGaaggattatttgattaaaaaagatGAAATGATGTTAATTTACAAAtctaatcttttcttttttcttttacccTAAAAACATATCTATTtttgacaaatatatatatatatatatatatatatatatatatatatatatatatatatattcttgtaaaaataaacttattttttagaacttatatataaataatgaaatattgaAATGCATTTATGCTAGATTGCTTTTCCTATATCTATCGGAGTTCACTGCATAGAGAGATACCTAAACATTTCTTCCTTGGTGTTTAGGTTTCTTAGTGTGCGCCACTGTATAGAAACGTATAAGTTAACTTATGACACAGAAAATGTCCCTCAATGGAAACAAACCTTAATccaattcttcttttttttttttcatcactttTCTTTCATCGTCAtcctcgatttttttttttaacatctaaaTAAGAAAAGGGTAAAACCAATCAAGGTCATGACAATGCAGTAGTAATTGCTAATTGCTAATTGCTCTGGGCAACTGCTCTATCGCCAGCATTGCTCTTAGTCATTGCCAACAACCTAGCTGGAAccattattgtattttttttaatgttaaaaaaaaaaattgaggaaaaatacaaaatggaaggagaggaaatgggaagaaaagaaaaaggaaagaaaattgagaagaaaaaaattagtgaTGGGTGAGGTTAAAGAAGACCACATTTTGAGATTGAACATgtaaattttatgtttaaaaaaaataaataaatgaatgtatAGAAAGTTTTGATGATTGCATTTAAACCCGATTcgaatattatatatattttatttaataaaatgttaaactattaatatatctatatatttaatttgataatatcaaagattaaaaaaaatattattgatttttaacttctttatatatatttataattttctataaatataataatatataaatcaaCCACAAGCACTATCATTGAATTGTGAATCAATGAACGTgccagtttttaaaaatattgtttaaagactctcaaattttaaaattcactgtcctaatcttaatttatttataacatATTCAATGATTGaagtaattttcatatttgagtgaTTTCAAATTTATGCTGTCAGTAACACACATCAAATTTCGCACTTTTCAAcacacacactctctctctctctctctctctcgtcgAACACTCCTAAAAAACCGCTTTGTCTCTCGGAGCTGTCCGCAAGTAACAAAGAGGCCTTAGCCTTATAACGGTTACCCCAGTAGGCCCAGAAGCCGACGGGCTCCTTTTTCCAAACCAAAATGAaccaatttacaaaaattttctgAAAGCTAATAATCAATCCACTGAAATTACATACTCCGAAATGCACCAACATTTGGATTGGGTAAAACAGGCGAAGGATATTGATGAGATTAGGTCTTATGTTCATTCGCTCCTTGCTCGCGGAGCGGTATACCGGGAAAAAAGTATTATGTACTTTAGAGCTCCCATAAAGCTTCTTTAGGCGCTCTTCTTTCTTTGCAGAAGAGTTTAATTTGATCACTAAAAAAGAGGATTCTAACTTTCTGAGTTCATTATTCTGTTTATCTCACATACAACACAGGGTGATGATGACATAGAACGAGCATAGGTTAAAACAACACGAAAGGAATATTAGAGGCCTTTCACTTGCTTGAATATCTCTCTCCCCCCCTTGTTGaagtagagaaaaataaatctcattGACTTCATGGTGATCACAGATGATCGTCCATGGTATCTTTGACTCGTTGGCGGCACCTTAGAAGCAACCCGTGACTCTCTCTCTGTTCTTGGAGTAGTAATGAATATATCTTATTGACTTAATGGTGATCACAGATGACCGTGTCCTATCTTTCACTCGTTAGCAGCTTAGTCACAAGCAACAAAACCACCTTCCATGGTTTGTGTCTGCAGCCACCATGACAGTTTTGGGGCAAAATAGCCCTTTCAtgtaaagaaatataaactttaGCACCCTTTTAAAACTTATACTCAAACTAGCCCCTCTTTTGTTattgtcataattttttttttttcaaaatttaagttgCAActgaaactttattttttaactaaaattgtAATTGATAATtgagactttattttttaactaaagtgataatttgtaaaatattaaattgtaaattattattgaaaattaaaaatatatattttaataataaatttcatatatttaaacttaaacacctaatattacttcaataaagataaattgataaatataataataataaatgaatatttatttattaataaattaataatcttaaaataataaagttatatgaaatataaataagatacaaaattatataatctattaatttaaaatatttaatttattatatttttaagatagtaatttatttttattttaataaaattatctttattgaaataacagtatacttttaaattttcgtatatagattttttattattttaagtttcctTATTATATATGTGTGTTATGTTTAcacatataacatatatgctttGAAGATACATTTcgaaattaattaataaaattaattagaaaaaatctactacaaaatgttatttttagtaatttcatTAATATCACAAAAAATACCCactaaatatttacataatgggaaaaaaaaaacgctTTTTTCTAACTGTAGCAGGTACATgtatatatttatcaatttatctttattgaagtaCTACTAAAtccttaagtttaaatatataaattttttattattaaaatatatattttaaatttaataataatttataatttaatatttttaattaaattttaaagtaataaaaaaattaattgaaacctCAATTGTCGGCttcaacttaaattaaaaaaaaaaaaaaaaaaaaaagaggatatAATATGGCTCCTATGTGACCATAAAAAGAATAGTTTGAAGTTTGAACATAAGATTTGAAAACGGGGTGAAGCTTATAATTTGTTTGTATGAAAGGGGATTTTTTTGTCTCAAACTCGTGCGATTGACTAGCACTACAAGGAAGTCGTGTCGACATTATTCGATCCCTGGTGCACGCTACTTAGTTTGAGGAGATCGATGTCACCGAATACAAGATAAACTTCTTTCTCCCTCCATTGACATTTCTACTTTGTATACTAATCCCAAGTAGACGTACGtccaaaaaatccaaaaagacATATTGCTAGCTGGGCTATATCATATATGCCAAAAGGGTTCCTTCATATCTTTGTAGCCTTACAGAATTCTGTGAACGATGGTTGCTGGACCACATCAAAATTGGAACTTGGGCGCATGCTGGCcgaacaaaaatgaaattcgTCTAAATCCTGGACCACGTCGTTTCTGCCTTCAAATTAGGACATTTTGCATACTTTCACTGCTAGAGGACAGGGCTTCTGGAAATATTCTACGGTTCCGTGATCATTGATCATCCAGCGATTCAGttccttattcatttattttggtACCAAACGCATGAttgtaaatttgtttattaatttagttGACTTGTTTTCTTGAACAAACCAAGGGAGTGGGCATTGTATTTGTTAGGATGTGGATGAAAGTTGGTAGTAGAGATTTCCTTTTCATGGTGCCTTGGGGGCATGTACCTACGGTCGTTGTTGGACCAAAGGTATGGGGCTGTGTCCTATGGATGTGATGTGGGTCTGGTTTTGGCTCCTCTCATTCTTCACTAAACCTTATCATATATATCCGGGGTCGTCGAAGTCAGCAACCACCAACACCCACCGCTAAATTTCCCTGCTCATTTGTTGCCAATctgtttatttctttatttgagTTGACCTCCTGCACCCAATCCAAACGAACCTTATAGGCCATTTGAGATCAAAATTTGGGTTTTCAACGATGAGGGTTTGGCCGATCATACTCCCAAGAGCCAAACATGATAAGATGGAGACTATTATATATATGACTGGAGTGGCTACGCCGCAAAATGGGTTCAAAATCGTAGGATGGTACCACTCTCCAATATGGTTCTAAATGGAGAGAGTTCAGTTGAGATGGTGGGTCGAAAGTCTTCATCCTAACCCACTTACAAAATGTGGCTACCTTCTAGATTGATGTGTGCGCGCACCTGCATTACATAcgtcaaaattttatatatgcttAATAACTCTCTTTTGATTCCATTTTGTCAAGAACcaattacaaaatatagaaaaaaaaggtCCGGGTAGTTGTAGTCTTAAAACTGCTCCTCCAATTAATCATCCGAACCATTTCATACAAGGTTGATTTTCTGAGGGAAAACGTCACAAACTTTCCTGGGACTGGCTCAAGTGGAATGCTAGTATGAAACAAATTATCAAAGAATCTTAAAAAATGGGAATGCTTTTCAGTTTTCACATCTTTGGCTGAATTTTCTGCAAAAGCAGCGAAATTTCCACAAGGACGGACCATTTTCTTATTCAATTTGGGCTGGCTAGCCTACCGCACAAGTCAAAAAGGTTCCTCGTTCAAAGTCTAGAGATATACGAGAGCAAACCAAGGGCGAACTGAATGGTGGTCCCTGCTAGGTCATCTTTCGCTTTTGACTTTGGGCTCTTTCCCATTACTTTCagttttaattttttcgattttctttcaaaaaactAATGCTGGGGGTATGGAATTCCAAAAAGGGAAAAGTGTTAGAATATTCAAAGGTTGCTATTCCATATCGTACTGGTTACTTCGTCCACCAGTGTCTTTCTCAGACATAGTAAGAGAACAGGTAGATGGGGGCCAAACACACAATCAAGCACACAATGACACCAGGCGTAGCTAGAAATGGAGTCCTTGAGTCCACACCTCTCTTTTTCTGGTTTTCATCATGGATGATCTAATGGTCTCGCGTTCTAGAAGCTGGCGTTAGGTTTCGTAGCATTACGTCttcttatctatttttatttgttgattttgttctccatgataaaacaaaaacaaaaaattgaaagtataattaaatctaaaagaatttaaaactaaatata
This region of Vitis vinifera cultivar Pinot Noir 40024 chromosome 5, ASM3070453v1 genomic DNA includes:
- the LOC100245922 gene encoding probable inorganic phosphate transporter 1-3, giving the protein MAREQLQVLSALDLARTQLYHFTAIVIAGMGFFTDAYDLFSISLVTKLLGRIYYHVEGAQKPGTLPPSVSAAVNGVALCGTLAGQLFFGWLGDKMGRKSVYGITLILMVVCSVASGLSFGNERKGVMATLCFFRFWLGFGIGGDYPLSATIMSEYANKKTRGAFIAAVFAMQGFGILAGGIVSLIVSAAFDHSFNAPSYEKDPVGSTVKQADYVWRIILMFGAAPAALTYYWRMKMPETARYTALVAKNARKAAADMSKVLQVDIEAEETKVEKLAMEPANSFGLFSRQFARRHGLHLLGTTSTWFLLDIAFYSQNLFQKDIFSAIGWIPKAETMNAIHEVFRIAKAQTLIALCSTVPGYWCTVIFIDYMGRFAIQLMGFFFMTVFMFALAIPYHHWTLAPNRIGFVVMYSLTFFFANFGPNATTFVVPAEIFPARLRSTCHGISAASGKAGAIIGAFGFLYASQSQDKTQTDAGYPPGIGMRNSLIVLGVINFLGMLFTFLVPEPKGKSLEEMTGENEDDSPELDMQPPTNRTVPV